CCGTTCATGAGCCGCGGGTTCACCCCCGACTCCGGAGCGACCTGGCTGCTGCCCCGCCTGGCCGGGGTGGCCCGGGCCAAGCGGATGCTGCTGCTCGGCGAGAAGGTCACCGGATCCCAGGCTGCCGACTGGGGGCTGATCCACGATGCGGTTGCCGCAGACGAAGTGGACACCGCGGTCGACTCGCTGCTGGCGCGGCTGGCCGCCGGACCGACCGTCGCGATCGGGCTGGCCAAACAGGCCATCGCCTACGGCCAGCACGCCACCCTGTCGCAATCCCTCAACCAGGAGCTGTCCAATCTGGAACTCTCCTGCCGCACCGCCGATTTCAAAGAGGGCCTGGCCGCGTTCCGGGAACGCCGCGACCCGGACTTCCAAGGCCGTTGAAAGGTATCCATGTACGACACCATCAAGTACGAGGTGGACGACCACAAGGCCACCATCACGTTGAACCGGCCCGACGCGCTCAATGCGCTGTCGCCACACATGATCACCGAGTTGCGGGCCGCCTACGCCGCAGCGGAGAACGACGACAACGTCTGGCTGATGATCGTCACCGCCACCGGCCGGGCGTTCTGCACCGGCGCCGACGTCAAGGAAATCCCCGGCGACGGAAAGGTCGTCAACGAGCGGCCCTACCTGTCCACCTACGAACAGTGGGAGGCTCCGCAGGAGGGCACCCCGCCGTTCCGCAGCATGGCCAAGCCCGTCGTGGTGGCGATCAACGGAATCTGTTGCGGCGCCGGCCTGGACTGGGTCACCACCGGTGACATCGTGATCGCCTCGGACCAGGCGACGTTCTTCGACCCGCATGTCAGCATCGGCCTGGTGGCCGCCCGCGAGATGGTGAGATTGGCCCGCGCACTCCCCCGATCAGTGGCGTTGCGCATGGCGTTGATGGGCAAGCACGAACGCATGACGGTCGAGCGCGCCTACGAGCTCGGGCTGATCACCGAGATCGTCGAGCACGACAAGCTGTTGGAGCGGGCCCACGAGATCGCCGACACCGTGTGTCTCAACGCCCCACTGGCGGTCCGCGGAACCCGACTGGCCATTCACAAGACGCTCGATCTGCCGTTGCACGAGGGCGAGATCCTGGCCGAGACGTTCCGCGAGCGCGTGGTGCGCACCGAGGATGCCCTCGAAGGACCGCGGGCGTTCGTCGAGAAGCGCAAGCCCAACTGGCAGGCCAGGTAATGGAAACACTTCTCCTCGATTTCGACCATCAGTCAAAGGTCGCCACGGTCACGCTGAACCGGCCCGAAGCGCTGAACTCGTTCAACCGTGCGATGTGCAACGAGATGCGCGATGCGTGGCACGCCATCAAAGATGACGAAGGCATCAACGCCGTGGTGCTTCGGGCGGCCGGCGACCGCGCATTCAGCGCCGGGCTGGACGTGAAATCCAGCTATGGCCAGCCCGAGATCGTCTGGAACCACGAGGATCCCGGGGAGTTGCTGAGCCCGAAGTGGCAGAAGCTGTGGAAGCCCGTGGTGTGTGCCGTGCAAGGTATGTGCACAGCCGGCGCGCTGTATTTCGTCAACGAAGCCGATGTGGTGATCTGCTCGCAGGAGGCCACGTTCTTCGACTCCCATGTCAGCGCCGGGTTGGTGTCGGCACTGGAGCCGATCGGCCTGATGCGCCGGGTCGGGCTCGGCGACACCTTGCGGATGGCGTTGATGGGCAACGACGAACGCGTCGGCGCCGAGACCGCACTGCGGATCGGATTGGTCACCGAGGTGGTGGCCAGAGACCAGTTGTGGGACCGGGCGCACGAGATCGCCGCCTCCATCGCCGCCAAGCCGCCGACCGCGACGCAGGGGACCGTGAAGGCGATCTGGGAATCGCTGGACAAGCCGTACCGGGCCGCCATGGACCAGGGCCTCATCTACACCCGGCTTGGCAACCCGATCGCCAAAGCCGAACTGGCCGAGCACCCGCTACCCAAGACAACACCGCGGATCCGCTGATGGCCCATCCCCTTTCGCGACGCATCGACGACGTGCTCGATCTGGACCCGACCGCGAACGCCATCGAATACGAAGGCCAGTGGCACACCTGGAGCCAAGTCGCCGCATTGGCGCGGCGTATCGGCACGGTGGCTTCCGGTACCCGGGTCGGCATCATGCTGCGCAATCAGCCCGCACACGTGGCGGCGCTGCTCGGTGTGCTGGCGGCCGGCGGCACTGTCGTCGTGATCAACCCATCCCGCGGCGCCGAGCGCACCCGCGCCGACATCGAAACCCTGCGCCTACCGGTACTCGTCGGCCTGGCCGAGGACATCGCCGCCCTGGCGTCCCCTTCGCCCTCGACGACGACGGTGACGATCCGCGATCTCGACACCCCACCCGAGATACGGTTCGCCCAAAGCCCGGCTGAGGCTGTCGTCCGGCCAGGTGTGGCGGTGTGGATGCTGACCAGCGGTACCACCGGACCGCCCAAACGCGTGGACCTGACCTACGACATGCTGGCGCGCAGCGTCATCGGCCGGGATCCCGAAAGTTGCCCGGCACCAGCTGAACTGCGGCGCGGTGTGGCGATCGTCAACTCGCCGCTGGTACACGTCGGCGGCGTGTTCCGGGTGTTGTTGTGCGTCGCCGAGGCCCGGCCGTTCGTGCTGCTGCCCAAGTTCGAGCTGACGCGCTGGGCCGATGCCGTGCGCGAACACCAGCCACGCGCGGTGTCACTGGTCCCGGCCGCCCTGCGCACGGTGCTGCACTCCGATCTCACGCGCGACGACCTCGCCGGCGTCCGTGTGGTCACCTCCGGCACCGCACCGCTGTCCGCTGACGACGCCGACGCCTTCACCGAGAAGTTCGGCATCCCGGTACTCACGTCCTATGCCGCGACCGAGTTCGGCGGTGGCGTGGCCGGCTGGACCCTGGCTGATCACCAGAAGTACTGGAAAGCCAAGCGCGGCAGCGTGGGCCGGGCCAATGCGGGAGCCCGGCTGCGGGTGGTCGATGAGGACGGCAATGCGCTCGGCCCGGACGAGAAAGGCTTGCTGGAGGTCAAGCCGGCACAGTTCGACGCCGACGCGGACTGGTTGCGCACCACCGACCTGGCCCGGATCGACGCCGACGGATTCGTCTGGATCCTCGGCCGCGCCGACCAGGCCATCATCCGCGGCGGATTCAAGGTGATGCCCGACGATGTCCGCACCGCCCTCGAGAGCCATCCGGCGGTGCGCGGTGCGGCCGTGATCGGTATGCCCGATGAGCGATTGGGCGAGACACCCGTTGCGATGGTGGAGCTGCACAGCACCGCGACCGTCGACGGTCTGCTCGAATACCTGGGCGGCCGGCTGGCCCGCTACGAGATCCCCACCGAGATCGTCCTGGTCGAGACGATTCCGCGGACACCTTCGGGGAAGGCCGATCTCGGCGCCGTACGGGACCATTTCGCCTCGCGTGTCTGACACCGTCGCGGGACTGCTACGCGGGCGCACCGACCGACCGCTGTTGATCTGCGACGACCAGCGGATCAGCTACGCGGAGGCCCAGCGTCGCTCTGCCGAGGTGGCCGGCGGCCTGCTCGCGCTCGGTGCCGGCAAGGGCACACACGTCGGGCTGCTGTATCCCAACGGTGTCGATTTCGTGGTGGGGATGTTGGCTGGGGCCCGCATCGGCGCGGTGACGGTGCCGTACTCCACCTTCCTGACCGCCACCGAGCTGGAGACCCAGCTGCGCGACAGCGATACCGCGATACTGCTGTCGGCACGCGGTTTCCGCAATCACGACTATGAGCAACGGCTGGCCGGTATCGAAGCACCGTGCCTGCGGCAGGTGTTGTTCGATCTGCCCCGTGCCGACGACCCGAGGTTGACCGGCTTCGAAGACGACGTGGACGGCTGCGACCCGCTGGCGATCATCTACACCTCGGGATCCACCGGCTTCCCCAAGGGCGTGGTCCACACCCATGCCTCGCTGATCGCACATCAACGCAATCTCAACGAGATCCGCGGGATCACGACCGCCGACCGTCTGTTCTGCAATTCGCCGTTCTTCTGGATCGGCGGGTTCGCGTTCGGGTTGCTGGCCACGATCAGCGCCGGGGCAACCCTGATCTGTTCGAACGCGACCGACGCAGGTGCCACCCTCGATCTGATCGAGGCCGAGAAACCCACCATCACCAACGGTTTCGTCGCCGGCATTGCCCACCTGACGCGTCATCCCAGCTATCCGGACCGACACTTCTCGGCGCGGCGAGGCAACCTCTACCCCGTCATGGCCCCCGACTGCCGGCCAACCGATCCGGAGCTCCGGCACAACATGCTGGGGATGACCGAGACCGGCAGTGTGGTGCTGATCGACGCCGACGAGGGTGATCAGCCCGAGCAGCGCCGCGGCAGTTATGGCCGGCCCGCGCCAGGATTCGAGACCAAGGTGCTCGCCTCGGGCGAACTGTGCGTGCGCGGGCCGTACCTCATGCAGGGCTACTACGGACTCAACCGCGAGGACTGCTTCGACGCCGACGGCTGGTTTCACACCGGCGACCTCGTGCGGGTCGACGACGACGGCTACTTCTACTTCCTCGGCCGGGCCGGCGCGATGATCAAGACCGCCGGCGCCAACGTCACTCCCGACGAGGTCGAGAAAGCGCTGGCAACACTGGGCATTACCGCGCACGTGTTCGGATTGCCCGATCCCGTTCGCGGGCAGCTCGTGGCGGCGGTCATCGTCGCCGATGACCCCGTCGACATCGAGGTGGTGCGAGCCCGGCTGCGCAGCATGCTGTCGGCATACAAGGTGCCGCGGGCATTCACGGTGTGTCGCCCCGCCGATCTGCCCACGCTCTCCAGCGGCAAGCTCGATATGTCCCGTCTATGCGGACTGTTCGATGACTGACACCATCGACACCCTGGTACGCGCGCGTTCGTCATCCACGAAGTCGGCGGTGGTGGACCCCGTCGCGCGGATCTCGTACGCCGAACTCGATTCCGCCACGGCCGAACTGGCCGCCGGGTTCATGGCCGCAGGTGTCACCAAAGGATCCCGGGTGGGGCTCCTCATGCCCAACGGGGTCGACTGGGTGCGGATCGCCATCGCACTCATGCGGATCGGCGCCGTTCTGGTTCCGCTGAGCACACTGCTACGCCCGGGTGAACTGGCCGCACAATTGCGGATGGCGTCGGTGCAGTTCCTCATCGCAGTCGAAGAGTTCCGGGGACATCGATACCCCGTCGACCATGATCTGCTGCCCGCGCTGCGCGCCGTGTGGTCCACCGGGCAAGCGCTTGGGTTCAGCGGATCGCCAGGCACCGCCGACGCGCTGGCTGGTTGCGTGCGCGAAAGCGACCCGATGGTCATCATGTTCACCTCCGGAAGCAGCGGGCCGCCGAAAGGAACCATTCATTCGCACCGTAATGCTCTGGGCGCCGTGCGCTCTGGGCTCGAAGCCCGGTGCATCACCGCCGAAACCCGGCTGTATCTGCCGATGCCGTTCTTCTGGGTCGGCGGATTCGGCGCCGGCATCCTCTCGGCCCTGCTGGCCGGAGCCACCCTGGTGACCGAACCTGTCCCCCGCCCGGATTCCACGCTCGAACTCCTTGAACGCGAACAGGTCACGCTGTTCCGGGGCTGGCCTGAGCAGGCCGAGGCGCTGGCCCGTCACGCCGGAGCCGCGGACCTGAGCGCATTGCAGCCGGGAAGCCTCGAGGCCCTTTTGCCCGACCGGATGCGGTCACGGCCCGGGGCACGGGCGTCGCTGTTGGGGATGACCGAATCGTTCGGTCCGTACTGCGGATTCCGGGCCGACACCGACCTGCCGGAATCGGCGTGGGGCAGCTGCGGCAAGCCGTTCGACGGTATGGACGTGCGCATCGTCGACACCGAATCCGGCGCACCGCTGTCCCCTGGCCAGACCGGGGCGATCCAGATCCGCGGCCCGCACGTGATGCGGGGTCTCTGCCGACGCGGCCGAGAAGACGTGTTCACATCCGACGGCTACTACCCGACGGGCGATCTGGGCTATCTCGATTCCGACGGATTCCTGTTCTACCGCGGCAGATCCGACGATATGTTCAAAGTCCGTGGTGCGACGGTATATCCGAGCGAGGTACAACGGGCGCTGCGGTCCGTGCCCGGGGTCCGCGCGGCCTACGTGGTAAACGTCCCTGACGGCCAAGCCAATCGGGTCGGTGCGGCAGTCGTGGGTGACGGCCTGTCGGTGGAGGCACTGCGTGCCACCGTGCGCGAGGTCATCAGCCCGTTCAAGGTGCCCACGCTGTGGCTGCTGCTCGACGACGAGGAATACGTCCCATGCGGGGCCACCGGGAAAGTCGACAACACCGCATTGCGCGCCATGCTGGAGGAGATCCACGCCAAGGAGGCAACAACGTGAAGCTCGGACTGTCCACACCCATCGTCATGCAGCACCCCGGTGAGTTCTCACCGTGGGAGACCGACGCCGGTCCCGACGAGCTGGCGTTGATCGCCGAGGCAGCAGACAGTCTCGGATTTCACCACCTCACGTGTGCCGAGCACACCGGAATACCCGCCTCCGCCGCCGGAGTCCGCGGGACCGTGTATTGGGATCCGCTGGCCACCTTGTCGTTCCTGGCGGCCCGGACCCGACGTATCCGGTTGACCACCGCCGTGGTGGTACTCCCGTACCACCACCCGGTGGCACTGGCGAAGAGTTACGGCACGCTCGACCGGCTCAGCGGTGGGCGCGTGATCCTCGGTGTCGGCGTCGGATCGCTGACCGAGGAATTCGAACTGCTCGGCGCCCCGTTCGAGGAGCGCGGAGCCGCGGCCGACCGGGACATCGCCAAGCTGCGGGCGGCATGGGGGCAGCCGGTCGTCGACGGCTTCGCCATCGAACCGCACGCCACCACTACCGATCTCGCCGTCTGGGTGGGCGGACGCACCAAGCGCTCGCTGCGTCGTGCCGTCGAATTGGGCAACGGCTGGATGCCTTTCGGCCTCTCGCCGGACACGATCGCCGAGTTCCTCGCGCCGCATCGACTGCCCGCGCACTTCGACGTCGTGCTGTCGCCCGGGGCCGCGCTGGATCCACTGGGGGACGCGGATGCCGTACGCCGTCGGCTGATCCGGTTGCGCGACGTCGGCGCCACGATCGCCAACTGCTCGGTGCAGGCGCGCAGTGCCGAACACTTCTGCGATCAACTCGCGGCGCTACACGCCATCGGCGAGGCGCTCTGAATCAGACGATCTCCTGGGCCCGCA
Above is a window of Mycolicibacterium boenickei DNA encoding:
- a CDS encoding enoyl-CoA hydratase/isomerase family protein, encoding MYDTIKYEVDDHKATITLNRPDALNALSPHMITELRAAYAAAENDDNVWLMIVTATGRAFCTGADVKEIPGDGKVVNERPYLSTYEQWEAPQEGTPPFRSMAKPVVVAINGICCGAGLDWVTTGDIVIASDQATFFDPHVSIGLVAAREMVRLARALPRSVALRMALMGKHERMTVERAYELGLITEIVEHDKLLERAHEIADTVCLNAPLAVRGTRLAIHKTLDLPLHEGEILAETFRERVVRTEDALEGPRAFVEKRKPNWQAR
- a CDS encoding class I adenylate-forming enzyme family protein, translating into MTDTIDTLVRARSSSTKSAVVDPVARISYAELDSATAELAAGFMAAGVTKGSRVGLLMPNGVDWVRIAIALMRIGAVLVPLSTLLRPGELAAQLRMASVQFLIAVEEFRGHRYPVDHDLLPALRAVWSTGQALGFSGSPGTADALAGCVRESDPMVIMFTSGSSGPPKGTIHSHRNALGAVRSGLEARCITAETRLYLPMPFFWVGGFGAGILSALLAGATLVTEPVPRPDSTLELLEREQVTLFRGWPEQAEALARHAGAADLSALQPGSLEALLPDRMRSRPGARASLLGMTESFGPYCGFRADTDLPESAWGSCGKPFDGMDVRIVDTESGAPLSPGQTGAIQIRGPHVMRGLCRRGREDVFTSDGYYPTGDLGYLDSDGFLFYRGRSDDMFKVRGATVYPSEVQRALRSVPGVRAAYVVNVPDGQANRVGAAVVGDGLSVEALRATVREVISPFKVPTLWLLLDDEEYVPCGATGKVDNTALRAMLEEIHAKEATT
- a CDS encoding class I adenylate-forming enzyme family protein, which produces MAHPLSRRIDDVLDLDPTANAIEYEGQWHTWSQVAALARRIGTVASGTRVGIMLRNQPAHVAALLGVLAAGGTVVVINPSRGAERTRADIETLRLPVLVGLAEDIAALASPSPSTTTVTIRDLDTPPEIRFAQSPAEAVVRPGVAVWMLTSGTTGPPKRVDLTYDMLARSVIGRDPESCPAPAELRRGVAIVNSPLVHVGGVFRVLLCVAEARPFVLLPKFELTRWADAVREHQPRAVSLVPAALRTVLHSDLTRDDLAGVRVVTSGTAPLSADDADAFTEKFGIPVLTSYAATEFGGGVAGWTLADHQKYWKAKRGSVGRANAGARLRVVDEDGNALGPDEKGLLEVKPAQFDADADWLRTTDLARIDADGFVWILGRADQAIIRGGFKVMPDDVRTALESHPAVRGAAVIGMPDERLGETPVAMVELHSTATVDGLLEYLGGRLARYEIPTEIVLVETIPRTPSGKADLGAVRDHFASRV
- a CDS encoding class I adenylate-forming enzyme family protein, producing the protein MSDTVAGLLRGRTDRPLLICDDQRISYAEAQRRSAEVAGGLLALGAGKGTHVGLLYPNGVDFVVGMLAGARIGAVTVPYSTFLTATELETQLRDSDTAILLSARGFRNHDYEQRLAGIEAPCLRQVLFDLPRADDPRLTGFEDDVDGCDPLAIIYTSGSTGFPKGVVHTHASLIAHQRNLNEIRGITTADRLFCNSPFFWIGGFAFGLLATISAGATLICSNATDAGATLDLIEAEKPTITNGFVAGIAHLTRHPSYPDRHFSARRGNLYPVMAPDCRPTDPELRHNMLGMTETGSVVLIDADEGDQPEQRRGSYGRPAPGFETKVLASGELCVRGPYLMQGYYGLNREDCFDADGWFHTGDLVRVDDDGYFYFLGRAGAMIKTAGANVTPDEVEKALATLGITAHVFGLPDPVRGQLVAAVIVADDPVDIEVVRARLRSMLSAYKVPRAFTVCRPADLPTLSSGKLDMSRLCGLFDD
- a CDS encoding enoyl-CoA hydratase/isomerase family protein, with product METLLLDFDHQSKVATVTLNRPEALNSFNRAMCNEMRDAWHAIKDDEGINAVVLRAAGDRAFSAGLDVKSSYGQPEIVWNHEDPGELLSPKWQKLWKPVVCAVQGMCTAGALYFVNEADVVICSQEATFFDSHVSAGLVSALEPIGLMRRVGLGDTLRMALMGNDERVGAETALRIGLVTEVVARDQLWDRAHEIAASIAAKPPTATQGTVKAIWESLDKPYRAAMDQGLIYTRLGNPIAKAELAEHPLPKTTPRIR
- a CDS encoding TIGR03619 family F420-dependent LLM class oxidoreductase, producing the protein MKLGLSTPIVMQHPGEFSPWETDAGPDELALIAEAADSLGFHHLTCAEHTGIPASAAGVRGTVYWDPLATLSFLAARTRRIRLTTAVVVLPYHHPVALAKSYGTLDRLSGGRVILGVGVGSLTEEFELLGAPFEERGAAADRDIAKLRAAWGQPVVDGFAIEPHATTTDLAVWVGGRTKRSLRRAVELGNGWMPFGLSPDTIAEFLAPHRLPAHFDVVLSPGAALDPLGDADAVRRRLIRLRDVGATIANCSVQARSAEHFCDQLAALHAIGEAL